In one window of Duganella dendranthematis DNA:
- a CDS encoding pectinesterase family protein, translated as MMIPRLLCTLALIAAAPGGAATTVLPAAGARQVNPDTHLTLRFDQPPVLGSAGLIRIYDTASGRLVDTLDLSIPAGPTERTKLPAAPYLATPYVYTDGPRATNANTKAGTPSAGAEPGDGSKYQLTIIGGFTDGFHFLPVIVRDKTATIYPHNNLLDYGKRYRVQIDDAVFGHAIKPWEFSTKPRGPAADAQRVVVSADGKGDFSTVQGALDYVPDHPAKRVTIFVRSGDYEEIVYFRNKSNITVQGEHRDKVRIHYANNEVFNPHPANISTNEQPGTFPSRRAAFAADNVKGVHLRDLTLETTLQGQAEGLLITGSENIVANTTVIGSGDALQVNGSTYLPDVKVVGHGDTILGRGPAFFERCDIQSRNAFMWIRNPATNHGNVFVDCRFTALAGPTELARLPANKGNNYPYAEAVLINATLSGISPAGWGQIDGDAANVRFWEFNSRNADGTPVDVSQRNPASRQLSMERDADTIRNYSNPAWVLGGWAPPH; from the coding sequence ATGATGATTCCGCGCCTGCTCTGCACCCTGGCCTTGATCGCCGCTGCACCGGGCGGCGCGGCAACCACCGTGCTGCCCGCTGCCGGCGCGCGGCAAGTCAATCCCGACACGCATTTGACGCTACGCTTCGACCAGCCGCCGGTGCTGGGCAGCGCGGGCCTGATCCGCATCTACGACACCGCCAGCGGACGGCTGGTGGACACGCTGGATCTCAGCATCCCGGCCGGCCCCACCGAACGCACCAAGTTGCCGGCAGCGCCCTACCTTGCCACGCCCTACGTCTACACCGACGGCCCGCGCGCAACCAATGCCAACACCAAAGCCGGCACACCGTCCGCCGGCGCAGAACCAGGCGATGGCAGCAAATACCAGCTCACCATCATCGGCGGCTTTACGGACGGCTTCCACTTCCTTCCTGTGATCGTACGCGACAAGACCGCGACCATCTACCCGCATAACAACCTGCTCGACTACGGCAAGCGCTATCGCGTGCAGATTGACGACGCGGTGTTCGGCCACGCGATCAAGCCGTGGGAGTTCAGCACCAAGCCACGCGGCCCGGCGGCTGACGCGCAGCGCGTGGTGGTCAGCGCCGACGGCAAGGGCGACTTCAGCACCGTGCAAGGCGCGCTGGATTACGTGCCCGATCATCCAGCGAAACGCGTGACCATTTTCGTGCGCAGTGGCGATTACGAGGAGATCGTCTACTTCCGCAACAAGTCCAACATCACCGTGCAGGGAGAACACCGCGACAAGGTCCGCATTCACTACGCGAACAATGAGGTATTCAATCCCCATCCGGCCAACATCAGCACCAACGAGCAGCCGGGCACCTTCCCGTCGCGTCGTGCGGCGTTCGCGGCGGATAACGTCAAAGGCGTGCACCTGCGCGACCTGACGCTGGAAACCACGCTACAAGGCCAGGCCGAAGGTCTGCTGATCACCGGCTCGGAAAACATCGTCGCCAACACCACCGTCATCGGCTCCGGCGACGCCTTGCAAGTCAACGGCAGCACGTATCTGCCCGACGTCAAAGTGGTCGGTCACGGCGACACGATCCTCGGCCGCGGTCCGGCATTCTTTGAACGCTGCGACATCCAGTCGCGCAACGCCTTCATGTGGATTCGTAATCCGGCCACCAATCACGGCAACGTGTTTGTCGACTGCCGCTTTACCGCGCTTGCCGGACCGACTGAATTGGCGCGCCTGCCGGCCAACAAGGGCAACAACTATCCTTATGCGGAAGCAGTACTGATCAACGCCACGCTGAGCGGCATCAGTCCCGCCGGCTGGGGGCAGATCGACGGCGACGCGGCCAACGTGCGATTCTGGGAATTCAACAGCCGCAATGCGGACGGCACGCCGGTGGATGTCAGCCAACGCAATCCAGCCTCACGCCAGCTGTCGATGGAACGCGATGCCGACACCATCCGTAACTACAGCAACCCAGCGTGGGTACTGGGCGGCTGGGCGCCGCCGCATTGA
- a CDS encoding SMP-30/gluconolactonase/LRE family protein has product MERVSGVSCTVGESPTWSAAESAWYWVDIPAKRVWRMDASSGATRYWDTAEMAACVATKAGGGLIAGMETGIFSLELGEAQAASAFKLATPASGLGEGMRFNDGRCDRQGRFWAGTMFMDMGAAKAVGQLYRYDAGRGISAPFVSELLTQNGTAFSPDGRIMYLSDSHPQRRMVWAFDYDIAVGVPSNRRVFADMTTYAGRPDGAAVDADGCYWICGNDGGCVLRFTPDGKLDRRIDVPMLKPSMCAFGGKDLDTLLVTSIVSGKPEDAEWGGAVALLRPGVKGVAETPFGA; this is encoded by the coding sequence GTGGAGCGCGTAAGCGGCGTTTCCTGCACGGTGGGCGAAAGCCCGACGTGGAGCGCGGCGGAATCGGCGTGGTACTGGGTCGATATTCCCGCCAAGCGCGTGTGGCGCATGGATGCATCCAGCGGCGCCACCCGCTATTGGGACACCGCCGAAATGGCCGCCTGCGTGGCGACCAAGGCCGGCGGCGGCCTGATTGCGGGCATGGAGACCGGCATCTTCAGCCTGGAGCTGGGCGAGGCGCAAGCCGCGTCCGCGTTCAAGCTGGCGACGCCCGCTTCGGGCCTGGGTGAAGGCATGCGTTTCAATGACGGTCGTTGCGACCGTCAGGGCCGTTTCTGGGCCGGCACCATGTTCATGGACATGGGCGCCGCCAAGGCGGTCGGGCAGCTGTATCGCTACGATGCGGGGCGCGGTATTTCGGCGCCGTTCGTATCCGAGCTGCTGACGCAGAACGGCACGGCGTTTTCGCCGGATGGCCGCATCATGTACCTGTCGGATTCGCATCCGCAACGGCGCATGGTGTGGGCCTTCGATTACGACATCGCCGTTGGCGTGCCAAGCAATCGCCGCGTGTTCGCCGATATGACGACCTATGCGGGCCGTCCGGACGGCGCGGCGGTCGATGCCGATGGCTGCTACTGGATCTGCGGTAACGACGGCGGCTGCGTGCTGCGCTTCACGCCGGACGGCAAGCTGGATCGCCGCATCGACGTGCCGATGCTCAAGCCATCCATGTGCGCCTTCGGCGGCAAGGATCTGGACACGCTGCTGGTCACCTCCATCGTCTCCGGCAAGCCCGAAGATGCGGAGTGGGGCGGGGCGGTGGCGCTGCTGCGTCCAGGTGTGAAAGGCGTTGCCGAAACGCCGTTTGGAGCATGA
- a CDS encoding glycoside hydrolase family 43 protein: MYTNPIIHADYSDPDAIRVGETYYLVSSSFNNAPGLPLLQSPDMVNWTLVGHALPQLVPQEVFAKPQHGKGVWAPSLRYHDGKFWIFYPDPDFGIYVITATSFAGPWTAPHLLAAGKGLIDPTPLWDDDGQAYLLHAWARSRAGFANVLTLRRMAPDASRLLDDKGTVIINGDKLPKYTTLEGPKFYKRDGYYYVFAPAGGVETGWQSVFRSRRIDGPYEDRIVLAQGGSSVNGPHQGAWVQTPQGEDWFIHFQDKRAYGRVVHLQPMTWRDGWPLIGEDIGGTAGQPVLRYRLPVSGQAVAAPPTSDEFKGPALGLQWQWNANWQPSWYALDGGKLRLFAQPRDGNLWDVPSLLLQKLPAETFTVDTKLDAAGQAEGGVAGLVMYGADYAWLGTRRLDGRTQLALVSCYQADVKCHEQQEAGVELPSPQVWLRMQVIAGGVTQFSYSVDGKKYTPIGAQFTAKMGRWVGAQMGLFSAGNGGHADIDYFRVTP; this comes from the coding sequence GTGTACACGAATCCCATTATCCACGCCGACTATTCGGACCCGGATGCGATCCGTGTCGGCGAGACGTATTACCTGGTTTCTTCCAGCTTCAATAACGCGCCGGGACTGCCGCTGTTGCAGTCGCCGGACATGGTCAACTGGACCCTTGTCGGCCACGCCCTGCCGCAGCTGGTGCCGCAGGAGGTTTTCGCCAAGCCGCAGCATGGCAAGGGCGTGTGGGCGCCGAGCCTGCGCTACCACGACGGCAAGTTCTGGATTTTCTATCCCGATCCCGATTTCGGCATCTACGTGATCACGGCGACGTCGTTCGCCGGTCCGTGGACCGCGCCGCATCTGCTGGCGGCCGGCAAAGGGCTGATCGATCCGACGCCGCTGTGGGACGATGACGGCCAGGCCTATCTGCTGCACGCGTGGGCGCGCAGTCGCGCCGGTTTCGCCAACGTGCTGACCTTGCGCCGCATGGCGCCGGACGCCAGCCGCCTGCTCGACGACAAGGGCACGGTGATCATCAACGGCGACAAGCTGCCGAAGTACACCACGCTGGAAGGGCCTAAGTTCTACAAGCGTGACGGCTACTACTACGTGTTTGCGCCGGCCGGCGGTGTGGAAACGGGCTGGCAGTCGGTGTTCCGCTCGCGCCGTATCGACGGGCCGTATGAGGACCGCATCGTGCTGGCGCAGGGCGGCTCGTCGGTCAACGGTCCGCATCAGGGCGCGTGGGTGCAGACGCCCCAAGGCGAGGACTGGTTCATCCACTTCCAGGACAAGCGCGCCTATGGCCGCGTGGTGCATCTGCAGCCGATGACGTGGCGCGATGGCTGGCCGCTGATCGGTGAAGACATCGGCGGCACGGCGGGCCAGCCGGTGCTGCGCTATCGCTTGCCGGTAAGCGGACAGGCAGTGGCAGCGCCGCCGACCAGTGATGAATTCAAAGGGCCTGCGCTCGGCCTGCAATGGCAGTGGAATGCGAACTGGCAGCCGTCGTGGTACGCGCTGGATGGCGGCAAGCTGCGCCTGTTTGCGCAGCCGCGTGACGGTAATTTGTGGGACGTGCCGTCGCTGCTGCTGCAAAAGCTGCCGGCCGAAACCTTCACCGTCGACACCAAACTGGATGCTGCCGGCCAGGCCGAAGGCGGCGTTGCGGGCCTGGTCATGTACGGCGCCGATTACGCCTGGCTGGGCACGCGCCGTCTCGACGGCCGCACCCAGCTGGCGCTGGTGAGCTGCTACCAGGCCGACGTCAAATGCCACGAGCAGCAGGAGGCGGGTGTTGAGCTGCCGTCGCCGCAGGTGTGGCTGCGCATGCAGGTGATCGCCGGCGGCGTCACGCAATTCTCGTACAGCGTGGACGGCAAGAAGTACACGCCGATCGGCGCCCAATTCACCGCCAAGATGGGCCGCTGGGTCGGCGCCCAGATGGGGCTCTTCAGCGCCGGCAACGGCGGCCACGCCGACATTGACTACTTCCGCGTCACGCCCTGA
- a CDS encoding aldehyde dehydrogenase (NADP(+)): protein MQVVGEMIIGRTAVQGKEGTVKAIDPSRNVEIEPAFGLAGAADLQRAAELADKAFDIYRATGLEERAKFLETIADRILDLGPTLIERAMQETGLPQARLEGERGRTVGQLRLFAKVVREGRFQSATLDSALPDRAPAPRPDLRLRKIGLGPVAVFGASNFPLAFSVAGGDTASALAAGCPVIVKAHSAHLGTSELVGKAVAKAAEECNMPEGVFSMLIGSGQTIGQNLVSHPAIKAVGFTGSRAGGVALMHTAAARKEPIPVYAEMSSINPVFLLPGALDNPKLPQQFADSLTLGAGQFCTNPGLLIALKSDKLQAFVDAAAGTIGAKPSQTMLTPGIHKAYTSGVKGLAGVDGVKQVAIGQTGDLPCGAQAFLYQVEAKRFLTDTALEGEIFGPTSLLVVAENEEELLAVAEHLEGQLTGAVHATADDKALAAKLLPVLERKVGRILFNGFGTGVEVAYAMVHGGPFPSTSDSRTTSVGASAIDRFLRPVSYQDVPAYLLPESLQDANPQNIPRVVNGDLVWNG from the coding sequence ATGCAAGTAGTTGGCGAAATGATTATCGGCCGCACCGCGGTTCAAGGCAAAGAAGGCACCGTCAAGGCCATCGATCCATCGCGTAACGTGGAAATCGAACCAGCGTTTGGCCTGGCCGGCGCTGCCGACCTGCAACGCGCTGCCGAACTGGCTGACAAGGCGTTCGACATCTACCGCGCCACCGGCCTGGAAGAGCGCGCCAAGTTCCTGGAAACCATCGCTGACCGCATCCTGGATCTGGGTCCGACCCTGATCGAGCGCGCGATGCAGGAAACCGGCCTGCCGCAAGCCCGCCTGGAAGGCGAGCGCGGCCGTACCGTCGGCCAACTGCGCCTGTTCGCCAAAGTAGTGCGCGAAGGCCGCTTCCAATCCGCCACGCTGGACAGCGCACTGCCAGACCGCGCACCGGCCCCACGTCCAGACCTGCGCCTGCGCAAGATCGGCCTGGGCCCGGTTGCCGTCTTCGGCGCCTCGAACTTCCCGCTGGCGTTCTCGGTGGCTGGTGGCGATACCGCCTCGGCACTGGCAGCCGGCTGTCCGGTCATCGTCAAAGCCCACTCGGCTCACTTGGGTACTTCGGAACTGGTCGGCAAGGCGGTCGCCAAAGCCGCTGAAGAGTGCAATATGCCGGAAGGCGTGTTCTCGATGCTGATCGGCTCGGGCCAGACCATCGGCCAGAACCTGGTGTCGCACCCAGCCATCAAGGCCGTGGGCTTCACCGGCTCGCGCGCCGGCGGTGTCGCGCTGATGCACACTGCGGCTGCCCGCAAGGAACCGATCCCTGTGTACGCAGAGATGAGCTCGATCAATCCGGTGTTCCTGCTGCCAGGCGCGCTGGACAATCCTAAGCTGCCACAACAGTTCGCTGATTCGCTGACGCTGGGCGCCGGCCAGTTCTGCACCAACCCAGGCCTGCTGATCGCGCTGAAATCCGACAAGCTGCAAGCATTCGTTGACGCCGCTGCCGGCACCATCGGCGCCAAGCCGTCGCAGACCATGCTGACCCCAGGCATACACAAAGCCTACACCAGCGGCGTGAAAGGCCTGGCTGGCGTGGATGGCGTCAAGCAAGTGGCGATCGGCCAGACCGGCGACCTGCCATGCGGCGCGCAAGCGTTCCTGTACCAGGTCGAGGCCAAGCGCTTCCTGACCGACACCGCGCTGGAAGGCGAAATCTTTGGCCCAACCTCGCTGCTGGTGGTGGCCGAGAACGAAGAAGAACTGCTGGCTGTGGCCGAGCACCTGGAAGGCCAGCTGACCGGCGCCGTTCACGCTACCGCCGACGACAAGGCGCTGGCCGCCAAGCTGCTGCCGGTGCTGGAGCGCAAAGTCGGCCGCATCCTGTTCAACGGCTTCGGCACCGGCGTGGAAGTGGCGTACGCCATGGTGCACGGCGGCCCGTTCCCGTCGACTTCGGACAGCCGTACGACCTCGGTTGGCGCCTCGGCCATCGATCGCTTCCTGCGTCCTGTGTCGTACCAGGATGTGCCAGCCTACCTGCTGCCGGAATCGCTGCAGGACGCCAACCCGCAGAACATCCCGCGCGTGGTGAACGGCGATCTGGTCTGGAACGGCTAA